The following are encoded in a window of Ricinus communis isolate WT05 ecotype wild-type chromosome 4, ASM1957865v1, whole genome shotgun sequence genomic DNA:
- the LOC8283082 gene encoding ribonuclease H2 subunit C, with product MEEEGNLEAGTMGIINLTKNQDEVTNLSGQIHRLPCCIKYDGPCAVSHYFKPNPTGVESEGLIIEESYFRGRKLQGATVPLPPGYSGFVIGKKKNKCFQENENSNCWEMNAKFENVTYWNLDTLPSLDDTFSRSFHWLSVAQALHKPVTAEDLASASITLEKK from the exons ATGGAGGAAGAGGGAAATTTGGAGGCGGGAACAATgggaataataaatttaacgaAAAATCAAGATGAAGTGACGAATCTCAGTGGTCAGATTCATCGCCTACCTTGCTGCATCAAATACGACGGTCCTTGTGCCGTTTCACACTATTTCAAACCTAACCCTACCG GGGTAGAATCGGAAGGATTAATTATAGAGGAATCTTATTTCAGAGGAAGGAAATTGCAGGGTGCTACTGTTCCTCTTCCACCTGGTTATTCTG GGTTTGTGattggaaaaaagaagaacaagTGTTTTCAAGAAAACGAAAATTCTAACTGTTGGGAGATGAATGCCAAATTTGAAAATGTAACATATTGGAATCTTGACACCTTGCCCTCACTTGATGATACTTTCTCGCGTTCCTTCCATTGGTTATCTGTTGCTCAAGCG CTGCACAAGCCAGTAACTGCTGAAGATCTAGCTTCTGCATCTATCACTCTGGAGAAAAAGTGA